A single genomic interval of Chryseobacterium paludis harbors:
- the xylA gene encoding xylose isomerase, whose product MNTLTETKEFFKGIEKIKFEGKESRNPLAFRYYDEDKIIMGKPMKEWTRFAMAWWHTLCANGSDPFGGPTIHHPWDMGDDPLTRAMKKMDAGFEFMSKMGFNYYCFHDIDLVDPANNWKDYEKNLQAIVEYAKEKQKETGIKLLWGTANVFTHERYMNGASTNPNFDVVACAGTQVKNSIDATIALGGENYVFWGGREGYMSLLNTDMKREKDHLARFLSMSRDYARQQGFKGTFLIEPKPMEPTKHQYDYDSETVIGFLRHYGLDKDFKLNIEVNHATLAGHTFEHELQVAVDAGLLGSIDANRGDYQNGWDTDQFPIDYYDMVQAWLVLLPAGGLGNGGVNFDAKIRRNSTDAEDLFISHISGMDVFAKGLLAAADILENSDYNKLRTNRYSSFDNGNGKAFENGSLTLEDLQRIAHEIGEPQAKSGKQELFEAIVNMHI is encoded by the coding sequence ATGAACACTTTAACAGAAACAAAAGAATTTTTTAAAGGTATCGAAAAGATAAAATTTGAAGGAAAAGAAAGTCGAAATCCGCTTGCATTCCGATATTATGATGAAGACAAAATAATCATGGGAAAACCTATGAAAGAATGGACACGCTTTGCAATGGCCTGGTGGCATACTTTATGTGCAAATGGAAGCGATCCGTTTGGAGGACCGACAATTCATCACCCTTGGGACATGGGAGATGATCCCCTTACAAGGGCTATGAAAAAAATGGATGCTGGCTTTGAATTTATGTCTAAAATGGGATTCAACTACTACTGTTTTCACGATATTGATTTAGTAGATCCTGCCAACAATTGGAAAGACTATGAAAAAAACCTTCAGGCCATTGTGGAATACGCAAAAGAAAAACAAAAAGAAACTGGAATTAAACTTTTATGGGGAACAGCTAATGTTTTTACACATGAAAGATATATGAATGGTGCATCTACCAATCCAAATTTTGATGTGGTAGCTTGCGCGGGAACTCAGGTTAAAAATTCTATCGATGCAACCATTGCATTAGGCGGAGAAAATTATGTTTTTTGGGGTGGGAGAGAAGGATATATGAGTCTCTTAAACACGGATATGAAGCGTGAAAAAGATCATTTAGCGCGTTTTCTTTCAATGTCAAGAGATTATGCCCGTCAGCAAGGTTTTAAAGGAACTTTTTTAATTGAACCAAAACCGATGGAACCTACCAAGCATCAGTACGATTACGATTCTGAAACAGTAATTGGCTTTTTAAGACATTATGGATTGGATAAAGATTTTAAATTAAATATTGAAGTTAACCACGCAACCCTTGCCGGACATACTTTTGAGCACGAGCTTCAGGTTGCAGTAGATGCTGGACTTTTAGGAAGCATCGATGCCAACCGAGGAGATTATCAAAATGGGTGGGATACTGATCAGTTCCCAATTGATTATTATGATATGGTTCAGGCTTGGTTGGTACTTCTTCCTGCAGGAGGACTGGGAAATGGCGGGGTAAATTTTGATGCTAAAATCAGAAGAAATTCTACAGATGCTGAAGATTTATTCATCTCCCATATTTCAGGAATGGATGTTTTTGCCAAAGGACTTTTGGCAGCAGCTGACATTCTTGAGAATTCAGATTATAACAAATTACGTACGAATCGTTATTCTTCTTTTGATAATGGAAATGGAAAGGCTTTTGAAAATGGCTCTCTTACATTGGAAGACCTTCAGAGAATTGCCCATGAAATAGGGGAACCTCAAGCAAAAAGTGGAAAACAGGAGTTGTTTGAAGCCATTGTAAATATGCATATATAA
- a CDS encoding xylulokinase, giving the protein MYLLGYDIGSSSVKVCLIEASSGKIIASDFSPKKEMKIIAVNPGWAEQNPSDWWLNLKLAHEAVMHESGINAEDIKGIGITWQMHGLILVDKDQNLLRPSIIWCDSRAVPYGEKAFKEIGEEKCLSHLLNSPGNFTASKLAWVKENEPEIFDKIDKIMLPGDYIAMRLSNHIGITIEGLSEGVFWDFKNHCISEDIINYYGIPKSFFPEIVPTFGIQATVSKEAARELGLKEGTPISYRAGDQPNNALSLNVFNPGEIASTAGTSGVVYGVLDQLEYDRLSRVNTFAHVNYTAEQIRLGVLLCINGTGILNSWLKHNFATSLSSYGDMNDMASLSPIGSKGLSIIPFGNGAERVLENKDTSCSIHGINFNIHTKGDILRAAQEGIVFSYEYGMDIMRHIGMDIQVIRAGNANMFLSSIFRQSLSSISNAVIELYDTDGAVGAARAAGMGINFYSDSKEAFYSLERIAVIEPEHEKQEQYFEAYARWKSHLNEII; this is encoded by the coding sequence ATGTATTTACTAGGATATGACATTGGCAGTTCTTCCGTAAAAGTTTGTCTCATTGAGGCATCCAGTGGAAAGATTATTGCATCAGACTTTTCTCCAAAAAAGGAGATGAAAATTATAGCTGTCAATCCGGGTTGGGCTGAACAGAATCCTTCGGATTGGTGGTTAAATTTGAAATTAGCCCACGAAGCTGTAATGCATGAATCTGGAATCAATGCAGAAGATATAAAAGGAATTGGGATTACCTGGCAAATGCATGGTTTGATTTTAGTAGATAAGGATCAAAATCTTTTGCGACCTTCTATTATTTGGTGTGATAGCCGTGCCGTTCCATACGGGGAGAAGGCATTCAAAGAAATAGGCGAAGAAAAATGCCTGTCACATCTTTTGAATTCACCAGGAAACTTTACCGCTTCAAAATTAGCCTGGGTGAAGGAAAATGAACCTGAAATTTTTGATAAAATTGATAAAATTATGCTTCCCGGAGATTATATCGCAATGAGACTTTCCAATCACATTGGAATAACAATCGAAGGTCTTTCTGAAGGAGTTTTCTGGGATTTTAAAAATCATTGCATTTCTGAAGACATAATTAACTATTATGGTATTCCAAAAAGCTTTTTTCCAGAAATTGTACCAACATTTGGTATTCAGGCAACAGTGTCTAAAGAGGCAGCTCGGGAATTAGGTCTAAAAGAAGGTACACCAATTTCATATAGGGCGGGAGATCAACCCAACAATGCCCTTTCCCTGAATGTTTTCAATCCGGGAGAAATTGCTTCTACAGCAGGAACTTCAGGTGTCGTGTATGGCGTTCTTGATCAGCTTGAGTACGATAGGTTATCCAGGGTTAATACATTTGCTCATGTTAATTATACAGCTGAGCAAATCAGACTAGGTGTTTTGCTTTGTATTAATGGAACGGGAATTTTAAATTCCTGGTTGAAACATAACTTTGCGACTTCCCTTTCTTCTTATGGAGACATGAATGACATGGCTTCCCTTTCACCAATTGGCTCAAAAGGGCTAAGCATCATTCCTTTTGGAAACGGTGCAGAGAGAGTTTTGGAAAATAAAGATACAAGTTGTTCGATTCATGGAATTAATTTCAATATACACACAAAAGGAGATATTCTGCGTGCAGCGCAGGAAGGTATTGTATTTTCTTATGAGTACGGAATGGATATCATGAGACATATTGGAATGGATATTCAGGTAATACGTGCAGGGAATGCAAATATGTTTTTGAGTTCAATTTTTCGTCAGTCACTTTCCAGTATCAGTAATGCGGTCATTGAGCTTTATGACACCGATGGAGCTGTTGGGGCTGCAAGAGCTGCAGGAATGGGAATAAATTTTTATTCAGATTCTAAAGAAGCGTTTTATTCACTTGAGAGAATAGCAGTGATAGAACCTGAACATGAAAAACAAGAACAATATTTTGAAGCTTATGCCAGATGGAAAAGTCATCTTAACGAAATAATCTAG